In Saccharomonospora marina XMU15, one genomic interval encodes:
- a CDS encoding ABC transporter substrate-binding protein, with translation MRTNRRQRHGVLAVLATTALLVAACGGAGDEGGSQGGQAGQPGNTAGFDGTTIKLGVLSPLSGPTAVIGQPLTNGNKVWFDHINAQGGIAGKYKVELVQEDTQYKPDITVQRYNKIKNDVVAFTQILGTAPTLAVKPLLESDKMVAAPASLDAFWVREPNLLPVGAPYQIQAINAMDHYLSEGGGSTDSKICTMVQDDVYGEAGQEGVEFAAKENGFTVANTQKFKVNTENYAGQIGALAGAGCEMVFLTATPSDAGKIWGTAAQAKFTPQWYAQSPSWVGALAKSAVAPYMKQYVRIVAEGTEWGDESVPGMKDMMDRVKKYAPQQEPDYYFAFGYNQGRAMTALLEKAVERGDLSREGLLKASEELGVVSFDGLTDDYTYGPADKRNPPRSSTVFTVAPDKPFGLTAAKYNFTSDAAKKFEFTKADG, from the coding sequence ATGAGAACGAACCGACGGCAACGACACGGAGTGCTCGCCGTACTCGCGACCACCGCACTGCTGGTGGCTGCATGCGGTGGAGCGGGAGACGAAGGCGGCTCACAGGGTGGGCAGGCGGGCCAGCCGGGCAACACGGCGGGCTTCGACGGCACCACCATCAAGCTGGGTGTGCTCAGCCCGCTGTCCGGCCCGACCGCGGTGATCGGCCAGCCGCTCACCAACGGGAACAAGGTGTGGTTCGACCACATCAACGCCCAGGGCGGCATCGCGGGCAAGTACAAGGTCGAACTGGTGCAGGAGGACACGCAGTACAAGCCGGACATCACCGTCCAGCGCTACAACAAGATCAAGAACGATGTGGTGGCGTTCACCCAGATCCTAGGCACCGCGCCGACCCTGGCCGTGAAGCCGCTGCTGGAAAGCGACAAGATGGTCGCCGCTCCCGCCTCGCTCGACGCGTTCTGGGTCCGCGAACCCAACCTGCTTCCGGTGGGCGCGCCGTACCAGATCCAGGCCATCAACGCGATGGACCACTATCTGAGCGAGGGTGGCGGCTCGACCGACTCCAAGATCTGCACGATGGTGCAGGACGACGTCTACGGTGAGGCAGGCCAGGAAGGCGTCGAATTCGCGGCCAAGGAAAACGGCTTCACCGTGGCCAACACGCAGAAGTTCAAGGTGAACACCGAGAACTACGCGGGCCAGATCGGCGCGCTCGCGGGCGCGGGCTGCGAGATGGTGTTCCTCACCGCGACCCCTTCGGACGCGGGCAAGATCTGGGGCACCGCCGCGCAGGCGAAGTTCACGCCGCAGTGGTACGCGCAGTCGCCGAGCTGGGTCGGCGCGCTGGCGAAGTCGGCCGTGGCTCCCTACATGAAGCAGTACGTCAGGATCGTGGCCGAGGGAACCGAATGGGGCGACGAGTCGGTGCCCGGCATGAAGGACATGATGGACCGGGTGAAGAAGTACGCCCCGCAGCAGGAACCCGACTACTACTTCGCGTTCGGCTACAACCAGGGCCGCGCGATGACGGCGTTGCTGGAGAAGGCCGTCGAGCGCGGCGACCTGTCGCGCGAGGGCCTGCTGAAAGCCAGCGAGGAACTCGGCGTGGTGTCCTTCGACGGACTCACCGACGACTACACCTACGGCCCGGCGGACAAGCGCAACCCGCCGCGTTCCTCGACGGTGTTCACCGTGGCCCCGGACAAGCCGTTCGGGCTCACCGCGGCGAAGTACAACTTCACCTCCGACGCGGCGAAGAAGTTCGAGTTCACCAAGGCCGACGGCTGA
- a CDS encoding M20/M25/M40 family metallo-hydrolase yields MDLRVVRETVGALWAREALAGLSEFVRIPALSPAFDSDWARRGQLHAAVEQVRSWLAERPIEGARTEIVELPGRTPVLLLDVPARSAATEETVVVYGHLDKQPAAGEWSPGLDPWTPVLKDDRLYGRGAGDDGYAAFAAAVALEASQAAGGSHARTVVLLETGEESGSADLPAYLDHLAPRLGTVGLVVCLDTAGADYERLWLATSLRGIAFADLTVRVLDAGVHSGHGSGIVASSFRVVRQLLDRIEDSATGRTLLPECGAEPPADRLAEVRTAAAEGFLTPTLPLAEGVRTVTDDPVELALNNTWRTTLSVTGAEGLPPLQDAGNVLRPYTSLKLSFRLPPTVDAAAALRAITRVLTSDVPYGARVRIDRAEAASGWNAPPMAGWLTSALDTVSAEVFGKPWRALGLGGTIPFLGQFGHAYPRAQFVVTGPRGPGNNAHVPDEWLHLPQTERVSEALAHILHAHATAA; encoded by the coding sequence ATGGATCTGCGAGTGGTGCGCGAGACGGTAGGAGCCTTGTGGGCGCGGGAGGCGCTTGCAGGGCTGTCGGAATTCGTGCGAATCCCCGCGCTGTCCCCTGCGTTCGACTCCGACTGGGCCCGGCGCGGTCAGTTGCACGCCGCCGTGGAACAGGTGCGCAGCTGGCTGGCCGAGCGCCCGATCGAAGGCGCGCGAACCGAGATCGTCGAGCTGCCCGGCCGCACGCCCGTGCTGCTGCTCGACGTGCCCGCCAGATCCGCCGCCACCGAGGAGACTGTGGTGGTCTACGGCCACCTCGACAAGCAACCGGCGGCCGGTGAATGGTCACCGGGTCTCGACCCGTGGACGCCGGTGCTCAAGGACGACCGGCTCTACGGCAGGGGAGCCGGTGACGACGGCTACGCCGCCTTCGCCGCGGCGGTGGCACTCGAGGCGTCGCAGGCCGCGGGCGGCAGTCACGCGCGCACGGTGGTGTTGCTGGAAACCGGTGAGGAGTCGGGAAGCGCCGACCTGCCCGCCTACCTGGACCACCTCGCGCCGCGCCTTGGCACGGTGGGGCTCGTGGTGTGTCTGGACACCGCGGGAGCGGACTACGAGCGGCTGTGGCTTGCTACGTCCCTGCGTGGGATCGCCTTCGCCGATCTCACGGTGCGTGTGCTGGACGCGGGGGTGCACTCCGGCCACGGCAGCGGCATCGTCGCCAGTTCGTTCCGGGTGGTCAGGCAGTTGCTCGACCGCATCGAGGACTCCGCCACCGGCCGCACCCTGCTACCCGAATGCGGGGCCGAGCCACCGGCCGATCGGCTGGCCGAGGTGCGCACCGCCGCCGCCGAAGGTTTCCTCACCCCCACCCTCCCGCTCGCCGAAGGCGTGCGCACCGTCACCGACGACCCGGTGGAGTTGGCGCTGAACAACACCTGGCGCACCACCCTGTCGGTCACCGGTGCCGAAGGGCTTCCGCCGCTGCAGGACGCTGGCAACGTGCTTCGTCCCTACACCAGTCTCAAACTCAGCTTCCGGCTGCCGCCCACGGTCGACGCGGCGGCGGCGCTGCGCGCCATCACCCGCGTGCTCACCAGCGACGTTCCCTACGGCGCGCGGGTGCGTATCGACAGGGCAGAGGCCGCCAGTGGCTGGAACGCCCCGCCGATGGCGGGTTGGCTGACCTCGGCGCTGGACACGGTGAGTGCCGAGGTGTTCGGCAAGCCGTGGCGCGCGCTCGGTCTCGGCGGCACGATCCCGTTCCTCGGCCAGTTCGGGCATGCCTACCCGAGGGCGCAGTTCGTCGTAACCGGACCGAGGGGACCCGGCAACAACGCGCACGTGCCCGACGAGTGGCTCCATCTGCCGCAGACCGAGCGGGTCAGCGAGGCCCTCGCCCACATCCTGCACGCGCACGCCACGGCGGCCTGA